The window CCGTAATAGTGGTTTCGCCTGCCATCTACTGCCTCCTTGTTCGTTCCTGCGGGGTGAAGAGTGAAAATCAGGAGCTGAGCTTACTCAGCAACAACCTTCTGTACTTCGGGGCGGGTGATCTTGGTGCGCATGATGGTCTCATTGAGGCTCAACTGGCGATCAAGTTCCTTGGCGGTAGCCGGCTCAGCGGTGAAGTTCACCACGGCGTAGATACCCTCGGACTTCTTCTGGATTTCGTAAGCCAGGCGACGACGGCCCCAGATGTCAACCTTTTCGATGGTTCCACCATCGGTCGTGATGACGTTCAGGAACTTCTGAAGCGTTGGCTCAACGGTACGCTCTTCGACCTCGGGGTCGATGATTACCATCAATTCGTAAGGACGCATATGTGAACCCACCTCCTTTGGGCTAAGCGGTTACGGCATTTCCGTAACAGGAGGTTCATTTGCGGTGCCA is drawn from Micrococcaceae bacterium Sec5.8 and contains these coding sequences:
- the rpsF gene encoding 30S ribosomal protein S6 — encoded protein: MRPYELMVIIDPEVEERTVEPTLQKFLNVITTDGGTIEKVDIWGRRRLAYEIQKKSEGIYAVVNFTAEPATAKELDRQLSLNETIMRTKITRPEVQKVVAE